A window of [Ruminococcus] lactaris ATCC 29176 genomic DNA:
GTAGTTTACTAATTTGATGCAAAGAGGATAGGAATAGGACTGTAAACGGTAGATCATCTGACAAACACAGAAGGAATACTTGAGACAGCTTACAGCTATGATGCATTTGGCAATGTCTCCGTAAGTGGAAATACAGAGATACAGAATCCGTATACCTACAATGCGGAATATATCGATGCATCGACCGGAAACCAGTACCTGAGAGCGAGATATTATGATCTAGAGGAAGGAATCTTCCTGACACAGGACAGCTATTTGGGAAGTCTGTTAGAACCACTCAGCCAGAACCTGTATACCTATGCGGAAAACAATCCGGTGAATTACAGTGATCCGAGTGGACATGGAATCTTAAGTAAGATAATTAAGTAAGATAAAATCAGCGGCAAAGAAAGTTGCAACTACGGTGAAAAATACCTATAATAAAGCCAAAACATGGGTGAAAAACACCTATAATAAGGCGAAAAACTGGGTATCCAATACCTATCAAAATGCAAAAAAGGCACTTACAAATGTAGTATCCAGTAGTGGCTCATCAGAAAAAAACAAATCCGGAAAATCTTCATCAGGGGGAAGGTATTCAAGTGGAGGAAGTAATGCTGGAAACAGAAAATCTTCATCATCCAGCAGAGGAAGCGGTAAAAGTAATTTTTATCGGCCATCGACCTATGAACGGGCGAAAAGCTTTGGACAGTCCAGGTATAACTGGTTTAGTTCAAAAATGAAAGAATCTGGAAATATCAGAAATTCCTGGACAAAGGCAATAGAGAAAACCGTAAGAAAGTTTTGTACTACAGCAAGTCGTATAAAGAAAGATGCAGTTAGGTCTGTCAAGGCTGCTAATATTGCGATCGGGATAAGTGCAATAACCATAGGCAAGATGAAATTAGAGCAGTTAAAAAAGAAACTTCCTAATATCAATATCAGTATTGATTATACAGGAACGTGGAAAGACAGTTTGCAGTTGGGACTTGGTATAGTTACGACGGGCGGAGGACTGCTCTTAACATTAGCGGGTGGTGGAAGTGAAATAGCAAGCGTTGGTTCATCCAGTGCAATCAGTATTCCGGTTGCAACAGAAGGAATTGCGATTGCAGGCACCGGATTGGCAATCTCAGGTTCCGCACTGGCGAATATGTTCGATGTACGGATTCAGAAATCAGAAAGTAATAAAGGAAATGAATCTGGGAAGAGTACTGGTGAGAGTGGGAAAGTAGATAATACATTAACTGATGCTCAGAAAAGTAGATTGAATGCGTTGGAAAA
This region includes:
- a CDS encoding polymorphic toxin type 28 domain-containing protein translates to MKNTYNKAKTWVKNTYNKAKNWVSNTYQNAKKALTNVVSSSGSSEKNKSGKSSSGGRYSSGGSNAGNRKSSSSSRGSGKSNFYRPSTYERAKSFGQSRYNWFSSKMKESGNIRNSWTKAIEKTVRKFCTTASRIKKDAVRSVKAANIAIGISAITIGKMKLEQLKKKLPNINISIDYTGTWKDSLQLGLGIVTTGGGLLLTLAGGGSEIASVGSSSAISIPVATEGIAIAGTGLAISGSALANMFDVRIQKSESNKGNESGKSTGESGKVDNTLTDAQKSRLNALENTINDHLTDGDFSGTLRDLQGDPVPNGRGGYFDHLGEMQDSYKSLRKIKKALEGSLKNPNLSDVDRALLQEGLNKANSYINKIEELFDPYGGIN
- a CDS encoding RHS repeat-associated core domain-containing protein; translation: MQNPYTYNAEYIDASTGNQYLRARYYDLEEGIFLTQDSYLGSLLEPLSQNLYTYAENNPVNYSDPSGHGILSKIIK